In a genomic window of Streptomyces sp. NBC_01142:
- a CDS encoding FtsX-like permease family protein: MMYGLLGMAVVIAILGVVNTLAMSVFERTREIGMLRAIGLDRSGIRQMVRLESVVISLFGAVLGIGTGIFLAWAGGGLTRTSMQEYETVLPWERLGTFLVLALMIGVLAAIWPARRAARLNMLQSIQPS; encoded by the coding sequence ATGATGTACGGGCTGCTCGGCATGGCCGTCGTCATCGCGATCCTCGGCGTCGTCAACACCCTGGCCATGTCGGTCTTCGAACGTACCCGCGAGATCGGGATGCTGCGGGCCATCGGCCTCGACCGCTCCGGGATCCGGCAGATGGTCCGGCTGGAGTCGGTAGTCATCTCCCTGTTCGGCGCGGTGCTCGGCATCGGCACGGGCATCTTCCTGGCCTGGGCCGGAGGCGGCCTGACCAGGACCTCGATGCAGGAGTACGAGACCGTCCTGCCCTGGGAGCGCCTGGGCACCTTCCTCGTCCTCGCCCTGATGATCGGCGTCCTGGCCGCCATCTGGCCGGCCCGCCGAGCCGCCCGCCTGAACATGCTGCAGTCAATTCAGCCTAGTTGA
- a CDS encoding RICIN domain-containing protein — MARAGRPQGTAKGETEAANDLAGFLREVTARLTVREMAERYGGGKTAWSQYRSGERIVPLGRLTTVVNDRVRDPRGRAVMLGRARRLHDAALTAEARKEPAPGPDETLRRAETDLDEAGRLVRSLLAIITMLQERTGPPRGASGEPAARPDSAPGSDRLDTHLNEAFEQLGAVRIVQRTARRLHDEARARSVVALPPAGEGAREATAGAELSLALVRMGSTLEDRREDVQRLWREIRGYDESPAGPAALEGFVLQRVDTTAEAPVVPAVSPAPETGASLAETGSSAAGADGASVVLADARAGWSAAPPALRAPAYRRGRIGPGSLVLLLAAAILGVGAVAAAAVVVIGRQQAVPTAVNTWPGVQAEAPAATPAPSTGPPPVLTGTPPARAESPAPPGATVTVSAPAPAAPGAATSQTTTPVAAGSPTGPRTPASGPPPLPSGLLRLTNAASRMCLTVPKGSVNSAEGLVQTHCGVSAEHFWQLSAEETGPTGAVYSIRNRSSGLCLSVDAARTTNDAIITQYTCGDESGLFPDQFWTFRYSAPYRAWQLVNRHSGKCVSVRTGGGDMEQALQEECGDNAWLLWRT; from the coding sequence ATGGCGAGGGCAGGTCGCCCACAGGGGACCGCGAAAGGCGAGACGGAGGCGGCCAACGATCTCGCGGGCTTTCTGCGCGAGGTCACCGCACGCCTGACGGTACGGGAGATGGCGGAGCGCTATGGAGGCGGCAAGACCGCCTGGAGCCAGTACCGCTCCGGCGAGCGCATCGTTCCGCTCGGCCGGCTCACCACCGTCGTCAACGACCGGGTACGCGACCCACGCGGGCGCGCGGTGATGCTCGGCCGGGCACGCCGGCTGCACGACGCCGCGCTGACGGCGGAGGCGCGGAAGGAGCCCGCCCCCGGCCCGGACGAGACGCTGCGGCGGGCGGAGACGGACCTGGACGAGGCGGGCCGCCTCGTCCGCAGTCTGCTGGCGATCATCACCATGCTCCAGGAGCGGACCGGGCCGCCGCGCGGCGCGTCCGGCGAACCGGCGGCGCGACCGGACTCCGCACCGGGATCCGACCGGCTGGACACCCATCTAAACGAGGCGTTCGAGCAGTTGGGGGCGGTCAGGATCGTCCAGCGGACGGCGCGCCGGCTCCACGACGAAGCGCGGGCACGGTCGGTGGTCGCCCTGCCTCCGGCCGGCGAGGGCGCGCGGGAGGCGACGGCCGGCGCGGAACTGTCCCTCGCGCTGGTCCGGATGGGCAGCACGCTGGAGGACCGGCGGGAGGACGTCCAGCGACTGTGGCGGGAGATAAGAGGGTACGACGAGAGCCCGGCCGGACCGGCCGCCCTGGAGGGATTCGTTCTCCAGCGCGTCGACACGACGGCCGAGGCCCCGGTGGTACCGGCCGTGTCCCCCGCCCCGGAGACCGGTGCCTCCCTCGCGGAGACCGGCTCGTCCGCCGCCGGTGCGGACGGTGCGTCCGTCGTCCTGGCCGACGCCCGGGCGGGGTGGTCGGCGGCGCCACCGGCCCTCCGTGCCCCCGCGTACCGGCGGGGCCGGATCGGCCCGGGCTCGCTGGTGCTCCTGCTCGCGGCCGCCATCCTCGGCGTCGGTGCGGTCGCCGCGGCGGCCGTGGTCGTCATCGGCCGCCAGCAGGCCGTCCCGACGGCCGTGAACACCTGGCCGGGCGTCCAGGCGGAGGCCCCCGCTGCCACCCCCGCCCCCTCCACCGGCCCGCCCCCCGTACTCACCGGAACACCGCCGGCCCGCGCCGAAAGCCCCGCCCCGCCGGGCGCGACGGTCACGGTCTCCGCGCCCGCCCCGGCCGCGCCGGGCGCCGCTACTTCGCAGACCACCACGCCCGTGGCGGCCGGCTCCCCCACCGGCCCCCGGACGCCCGCCTCCGGGCCGCCGCCGCTCCCCAGCGGTCTGCTCCGGCTGACCAACGCGGCCAGCCGTATGTGCCTCACCGTCCCGAAGGGGAGCGTGAACAGCGCCGAAGGGCTCGTGCAGACCCACTGCGGGGTGAGCGCCGAACACTTCTGGCAGCTCAGCGCCGAGGAGACCGGGCCCACCGGTGCCGTGTACTCGATCCGCAACCGCAGCAGCGGTCTATGTCTGTCCGTCGACGCGGCACGGACCACCAACGACGCCATCATCACCCAGTACACCTGTGGGGACGAGAGCGGTCTCTTCCCCGACCAGTTCTGGACCTTCCGCTACAGCGCCCCCTACCGGGCGTGGCAGCTGGTCAATCGCCACAGCGGCAAGTGCGTCTCGGTCCGGACCGGGGGCGGCGACATGGAGCAGGCCCTGCAGGAGGAGTGCGGCGACAACGCCTGGCTGCTCTGGCGTACCTAA
- a CDS encoding ABC transporter permease, producing the protein MLLPKKGARATSGADLAAEQSAQIAENTGYLTKALLVFAGIALFVGVFIIANTFTMLIAQRSREIALLRAVGASRRQIVRSVLVEAALLGLVSSAGGFALGLGIATAMGPLLNMTGAALPDGPLVITPAAPLASLAVSVVVTVLAAWLPSRKAAKIAPVAALGSVDQAPPARALRVRKVLGTLLAGAGMLVMLYVATLKTSALSNLMVAMLGGVLTLGGVIVLAPLLSQPLIALAGKATTRFFGVSGKLAQQNALRNPRRTAATASALMIGLALITGLTVGAHSAQSATAKEAPQGLTADYKVNYSTNRGLDAAAAAKIALVPGVAAAAPVTMAQLDTQGQSAVITGTDPNAFGKAAQLDFRAGSLHDIGPGRIAVSDEFAKRAGLQVGATLDAEMGGGMNSGNAAKRKLTVVGIYAKTGTIEEALGTQTDVLPYSVTKQLDNLLVKAEPGKAAALSGRSAPRSATARC; encoded by the coding sequence GTGCTGCTCCCCAAGAAGGGGGCCAGGGCCACCAGCGGCGCCGACCTGGCCGCCGAGCAGTCCGCCCAGATCGCCGAGAACACCGGATACCTGACCAAGGCGCTGCTGGTCTTCGCCGGGATCGCGCTGTTCGTCGGCGTGTTCATCATCGCCAACACCTTCACCATGCTCATCGCCCAGCGCAGCCGCGAGATCGCGCTGCTGCGGGCCGTAGGCGCATCACGTCGCCAAATCGTCCGCTCCGTCCTCGTCGAGGCCGCCCTGCTCGGGCTCGTGTCCTCCGCCGGCGGATTCGCGCTCGGCCTGGGCATCGCCACCGCCATGGGCCCGCTGCTCAACATGACGGGTGCCGCACTGCCCGACGGGCCGCTGGTCATCACGCCCGCGGCCCCGCTGGCCTCGCTCGCGGTCAGCGTCGTCGTCACCGTCCTGGCGGCCTGGCTGCCGTCCCGCAAGGCCGCGAAGATCGCCCCCGTGGCGGCGCTCGGCAGCGTCGACCAGGCCCCGCCCGCCCGCGCCCTGAGGGTCCGAAAGGTGCTCGGCACCCTGCTCGCCGGGGCCGGGATGCTGGTGATGTTGTACGTCGCCACGCTCAAGACCAGCGCATTGTCGAACTTGATGGTCGCGATGCTCGGCGGCGTACTGACGCTCGGCGGCGTGATCGTACTGGCCCCGCTGCTCTCCCAGCCGCTGATCGCCCTGGCCGGTAAGGCCACCACCCGCTTCTTCGGTGTCAGCGGCAAGCTGGCCCAACAGAATGCGCTGCGCAACCCGCGCCGCACCGCCGCCACCGCCTCTGCCCTGATGATCGGCCTCGCCCTGATCACCGGTCTGACCGTCGGCGCCCACTCCGCCCAGAGCGCCACGGCCAAGGAGGCCCCCCAGGGCCTGACCGCCGACTACAAGGTCAACTACAGCACCAACCGCGGGCTCGACGCGGCCGCGGCCGCCAAGATCGCCCTGGTACCGGGGGTCGCCGCGGCCGCCCCCGTCACCATGGCGCAGCTCGACACCCAAGGCCAGTCCGCCGTCATCACCGGCACCGACCCCAACGCGTTCGGCAAGGCAGCCCAACTCGACTTCCGCGCTGGCTCGCTGCACGACATCGGCCCCGGGAGGATCGCGGTCTCCGACGAGTTCGCCAAGCGAGCCGGGCTCCAGGTGGGCGCCACCCTCGACGCCGAGATGGGTGGCGGCATGAACAGCGGAAACGCCGCGAAGAGGAAACTGACGGTCGTCGGCATCTACGCCAAGACCGGCACCATCGAGGAGGCGCTGGGCACTCAGACCGACGTGCTCCCGTACTCCGTCACGAAGCAGCTCGACAACCTGCTGGTCAAGGCCGAGCCAGGCAAGGCTGCGGCCTTGAGCGGAAGATCCGCGCCGCGCTCGGCGACAGCCCGCTGCTGA